The segment ATTTTTTCGTATTCGTGTTTTTATAAACGGCTGCGGTATATCTACCTTTTTCCAATGATTGATTTTCGATTTTACAAGAGTATGTGTTTCCTAAATTTGTATTTGTACATTCTTTCTTTGAGTCAAAAAGAAATCCTTTTTTAATTAATTCAACCTTTAGATCTGGATCCGTGGAATCGACCTGTACGTTTCCACGGATGTTTTCGGATTGGTTGATAGTAAATTCATAATTTTGAATGTTCTTTTCCGGAGTTAATGTTCCTTGAACGAAAGACTGAAGACGAACTGTTCCGTTTTGTTCGCTTTGATCGAATATAAGCCTTTCTGAATTTTCGTTTATTTTACAGGAGATTAATCCGGTAAACATACAAGCCATTATCGTCACGACGATTCTTAATGAATTTTGCATATTATTGGTTCTGTTGTCTGTAAATTTTAACCGGTTGATCTTTATTTCCTACGCTTATATATACGAAATTTACACCAAAATTCATTCCGGATATAGCCGAATAAATTTGACGATTGGTAACGTCTCTTAATCCGCCTATTCCTATAGGCTCCCAGTCGTGTGATGAACTTCCAGGATTTTCAAGATTTGTTCTCCAGATTTGAATTCCGTTTTCGTTGTCAAAACCTACGTAGAGATAAGATCCACTTGCAACTACCATCGTCATACTGTGATTGGAATCGTCTCCGAAATTCGTAAACCCGGTTCCATTATCTCCTACTAAAGACCAATCTTCTGCTTCGCAGGTTGTTGTATCGCCGGTTAGAGTCGGATCACATTTCCAAAGTTGAGGTCTTCGATTTGTATAACTTCCGTCTGTACAACCTTTCAAAGTTTGTAAACTTTGTCTGAGTCCGGAGTGATCTTCTTTCGTTACACAGATCGTTCTTGTTACATACAATCTTCCGTTAAATTCTGCGAATTGAGAGAATGCTTTATCCGCCGGAATTAAATCTCGATACTTTGTAAGCTCCAGTGAAAACCAATTGTTATGAGGAGAGTTATGCCACTTCGGATTGGATCTATGTGCTGTGTCTTTCCAACTGGAACAACGATTGATTCCTTCACAAGGACTAGGATTTGCACTGGTAGAGTGTATTATACTTCCATTATGTAATGAATTTGGAAATCCTCCGTTTGCGGCGTAAAGTTTTTCTTTAAAAACGAATAGAGAATCTATTCCCACATAATAACCCCAGTTGATCGAGGAATTATTCAGTTTATTTAATCTGTTTTCTTTAACATTCACTTTAGTTTTGTGAACAATAGGGCCAGGAGTTATATCCAAACTACCCCTTCTAAATTTTATCTTTTGTTTTTCGCTACTGACTAAGTCTTGGCTTCCCCCTCCGAAATAAGGCATTCTATCGATTCTAAAACGATTGCCGCGATAACCGTTAGAGGCTTCACAGTTGTTTACAATTGCACATCGATTTTGATCGGATGTGTTAAAGGTGATTTTACCGAAATCAGGTGCGTTTAGATTTTGATTTCTTTTTGCAAAACCTACATGGATTCGATCGTCTAGAACCGCGATAGATGAAGTTCCTGCAGTCGCCAATCCAGTAATTTCTCCCATATCGATATATTTAAAATTAAGGTTTGTATCGGTATCTGAGGAATAATAGAGATAGTTGAATTTCCTTGGTTTTGAACCTGCTATAAAAATATGAGATTTTTTGTCTAATGATCCGGTGGCAAAAACTCCACGTCCATCTTCGTTATCCGGACCACATCCAGTAGTAATGTCTGCACTATTGAGAGTACAACCGGTATGACCGATTGTAACGTAATTCGGAACCGGAATTCCTCCATCTCTTGAAGAAGCACGGTTAGTGGCATTTATATCTTTGGTAAAAGAGAAAAAAATAGATTCCGGAAAAGTTCCGTCGTAATTGAATCGAGCTGCTTGGTTTCCTTTTACATTCGGTCCTAGATAGATTTGATTGTTGTAATCTACAAGAGAGCCGAAATCGGAACCGTCTCCAAAAGGATCTGACACGATCGGGCCATCCATAAAGTTGAGAGGGGAATTTCCACAACCTATAAAGTTGATTCTATCTTTCGGAGAAGATTGTAGGTTTTCTTGATCTAATGAATCTCGAATTGCTCCCCAGGATTTGTTGTCAAAGCCGTCTCCGTTCAAATCATTTGCGGCGATGATCGTATATTGACCACCTGATTGAAGAAGGGAGTGTGTTAAACATATTTTCGAGGAGTCTGCCGGTGCTCCACCGCATACTTTTCCATCTAAAATTCTAACGCTCGTAATACTTCCCAATGAAGACACACCTGCAAATTTATATCTGGATTCACACTGGGACGGATTTGAACATTCCACGGATTTTGTTGCTTCCTTTCCCGAATATAAAGGTTTGGAAAAAGAAACGATCACTTGGTTTAAGGAATTACAAACTGCACTTGTAAGTTTGAGTTGTTCTTTTCCTATAAAATCAGAGTTATTTGGACAACTTAAGGAATTTGGAATGGAAGAAAGATCGTGAATTCCTTGTTTGTTGACTACAAGTGTGTATGATTTGTTTAAGATTTGTGAATGTGAAAGTGTGATCGTAAAAGTATTTTTACTTCCTTTGATACTACTAAGAGAAAAATCTGCGGTTTGAGAATTGGAATTGAAGTCCGTATTATCCGAACAATGTCCGTAAAAATTGGAACTATCAATTATTTTGTAATTGGATAAATCAAGGGCTTCCTGATTGTTTATGGATTCTGAATATACAATTTGGATGGTAGTAGGTGATAAAGAAACTACGGATTGAACCGTCGGAGCTATCGTGTCGGTTTTGTTTACTGTGAGAATTGTATTTCCCGACACTGAGCCGTAGGTCGCTGTGATTATAGGATTTCCAGAAGTAATCCCTGTAACCAATCCTTTCGTTTCAGATGCGTTACTCACCTTTGCTTGAGCTTGATTCGAACTGGACCATGTAACCGAAGAAGTTAAATCCGTTTTGGTTCCGTCCGAATACGTTCCCATTGCAAAGAATTGTTTTGATACGGTGGTGTTTATATTTGTATTGGTAGGAGATATAGAAATCGAAGAGAGAGTTGCTGCGCTGACAGTTAAATTTATGTTTTTCGAAATGGAATTGTAAGTCGCGGTAATTTTGCTCTTTCCAATCTGTAAAGCGGTCGCTTTTCCCTTGGTTCCGGTCGAATTGGAGATGCTGATCGAGTCAGAATTGGAACTGGACCATGTAACTAAATCGCTGATGTCCTGAATGGTGGAGTCTGAATAAACGCCAAGCGCAGTATATTGTTGGGTAAGTCCCTTGGCGATGTTATTGTTGACTGGATTGATTTTAATGGAATCTAACGTGGCGGCGCTTACATTAAAATTTATTTTATTACTGCTTATAGAATTGTAAATTGCGGAGATGTTGGAAGAACCTATTGAGAGTGCGGTCGCTAAACCTTTTTTACCCGCAGAATTATTGATAGGAACAATATCGGATTTGGAGGAATACCAGGTCACAAGATTCGTAATCTCTTGTTCAGAACCGTCTATAAAAGTTCCGATCGCTTTAAATTGTTGGGTCAATCCTTTGGCTATTGAACTTGAGGAAGGACTGATAGTTATACTTTTCAGTTTTAAGTCAGTGACTGTGATCGGAATTGGGGAACTTTGGACAAATTTGTAGATGGCCGTAATATTCGAACTTCCTAATGCAGAAGCTGTTGCTATACCGGAGTTATTTTCGATCTTGATCTTGGAGGGATCGGAAGAAATCCAAGTTACAAGCTGAGTCAAATTCTGAGTAGAGTTGTCTGTAAAAATACCAGTCGCTTTAAATTGTTTTGTAAAACCATGAGGGATAGAATTGATCGTCGGTGTTATCTCGATGGAAGTAAGAAGCGCGGAAGTGATATTCAAAACGGAAGATCCGGATATGGAGTCTATCGTTGCCTTAATGTTTGTACTTCCAGTAGCGACTGTTGTAACTGAACCAGTAACATTGTTGACTATTGCTTTTCCGGAATTGGAAGAAGACCAGGTGGCTAGGGACGTCACGTCTTGTACGGAATGATCCGTATATGTTCCGGTGGCCTTGAATTGTTGTGTTAA is part of the Leptospira kirschneri serovar Cynopteri str. 3522 CT genome and harbors:
- a CDS encoding LIC_10463 family lipoprotein, whose translation is MFTGLISCKINENSERLIFDQSEQNGTVRLQSFVQGTLTPEKNIQNYEFTINQSENIRGNVQVDSTDPDLKVELIKKGFLFDSKKECTNTNLGNTYSCKIENQSLEKGRYTAAVYKNTNTKKSDFNLFIGIFGKGYINVEATSNY
- a CDS encoding Ig-like domain-containing protein → AYGAATGATDIKATFGKVSSPVSTLSVTAAKLVEIQITPAAASKAKGLSERFKATGIFTDNSNSDITNQVTWSSSNTDIAEITNTRGSKGITNTLTPGSSEISAALGSIKSSKVILKVTPAQLISIAVTPTNPSVAKGLTQQFKATGTYTDHSVQDVTSLATWSSSNSGKAIVNNVTGSVTTVATGSTNIKATIDSISGSSVLNITSALLTSIEITPTINSIPHGFTKQFKATGIFTDNSTQNLTQLVTWISSDPSKIKIENNSGIATASALGSSNITAIYKFVQSSPIPITVTDLKLKSITISPSSSSIAKGLTQQFKAIGTFIDGSEQEITNLVTWYSSKSDIVPINNSAGKKGLATALSIGSSNISAIYNSISSNKINFNVSAATLDSIKINPVNNNIAKGLTQQYTALGVYSDSTIQDISDLVTWSSSNSDSISISNSTGTKGKATALQIGKSKITATYNSISKNINLTVSAATLSSISISPTNTNINTTVSKQFFAMGTYSDGTKTDLTSSVTWSSSNQAQAKVSNASETKGLVTGITSGNPIITATYGSVSGNTILTVNKTDTIAPTVQSVVSLSPTTIQIVYSESINNQEALDLSNYKIIDSSNFYGHCSDNTDFNSNSQTADFSLSSIKGSKNTFTITLSHSQILNKSYTLVVNKQGIHDLSSIPNSLSCPNNSDFIGKEQLKLTSAVCNSLNQVIVSFSKPLYSGKEATKSVECSNPSQCESRYKFAGVSSLGSITSVRILDGKVCGGAPADSSKICLTHSLLQSGGQYTIIAANDLNGDGFDNKSWGAIRDSLDQENLQSSPKDRINFIGCGNSPLNFMDGPIVSDPFGDGSDFGSLVDYNNQIYLGPNVKGNQAARFNYDGTFPESIFFSFTKDINATNRASSRDGGIPVPNYVTIGHTGCTLNSADITTGCGPDNEDGRGVFATGSLDKKSHIFIAGSKPRKFNYLYYSSDTDTNLNFKYIDMGEITGLATAGTSSIAVLDDRIHVGFAKRNQNLNAPDFGKITFNTSDQNRCAIVNNCEASNGYRGNRFRIDRMPYFGGGSQDLVSSEKQKIKFRRGSLDITPGPIVHKTKVNVKENRLNKLNNSSINWGYYVGIDSLFVFKEKLYAANGGFPNSLHNGSIIHSTSANPSPCEGINRCSSWKDTAHRSNPKWHNSPHNNWFSLELTKYRDLIPADKAFSQFAEFNGRLYVTRTICVTKEDHSGLRQSLQTLKGCTDGSYTNRRPQLWKCDPTLTGDTTTCEAEDWSLVGDNGTGFTNFGDDSNHSMTMVVASGSYLYVGFDNENGIQIWRTNLENPGSSSHDWEPIGIGGLRDVTNRQIYSAISGMNFGVNFVYISVGNKDQPVKIYRQQNQ